One window of Candidatus Microthrix subdominans genomic DNA carries:
- a CDS encoding ABC transporter substrate-binding protein yields MSRRASRSGLRRPTLVGIVLGAALLMAACGDGGVTLGQNKESTPGLGDDVAAAIEPELPLQVVSDNGETVTVDSLDRIVSLDGGVTEILFALGMGDRLVGRDISTTFAEAEKIPLLTKAHDISAESVLSVRPDLVIASELIGPPEAKASIEAAGVPVVTIDPVVAVDGVGDRIRTVGELTGVAPAAEELAAGLDEELDEEAAAPAGAEAPLVAFLYVRGSAGVYLMAGPGSGVDSLIEASGATDASAKIGLSDPFTPLTSEALVKAQPDVILVTTTGLESVDGVAGLMQIPGVAQTPAGQSGRVVTMEDGLLFSFGVRTPEVVESLKAAFAESGQPDRS; encoded by the coding sequence ATGAGCCGCCGAGCCAGCCGGTCCGGTCTGAGAAGGCCGACGCTCGTCGGTATCGTGCTGGGTGCCGCCCTCTTGATGGCGGCGTGCGGCGACGGGGGCGTGACCCTCGGGCAAAACAAGGAGTCGACGCCCGGACTCGGCGACGACGTGGCCGCAGCCATCGAGCCGGAGCTGCCGCTTCAGGTTGTGTCCGACAACGGCGAAACGGTCACGGTGGATTCCCTCGACCGCATCGTCAGCCTGGATGGCGGCGTCACCGAGATCCTTTTTGCGCTTGGCATGGGTGACCGGCTTGTCGGTCGCGACATCTCAACCACGTTCGCCGAGGCCGAGAAGATCCCGCTGCTGACGAAGGCCCACGACATCTCGGCCGAATCGGTGCTGTCGGTTCGGCCCGACCTGGTGATCGCCAGCGAGCTGATCGGTCCCCCGGAGGCCAAGGCCAGCATCGAGGCGGCCGGCGTGCCCGTTGTGACGATCGACCCGGTGGTCGCGGTGGACGGGGTTGGAGACCGCATCCGAACCGTCGGTGAGTTGACCGGGGTGGCACCGGCCGCCGAGGAGTTGGCCGCCGGCCTCGACGAGGAACTCGACGAGGAGGCTGCGGCGCCGGCGGGGGCCGAAGCGCCGCTGGTGGCGTTTCTCTATGTGCGGGGCAGCGCAGGCGTGTACCTGATGGCCGGGCCGGGCAGCGGGGTCGACTCGCTGATCGAGGCATCCGGCGCCACCGATGCCAGCGCCAAGATTGGGCTGAGCGATCCGTTCACCCCGCTCACCAGCGAGGCGCTTGTGAAGGCCCAACCGGACGTCATCCTGGTGACGACGACGGGGCTGGAGTCGGTCGACGGGGTCGCCGGGTTGATGCAGATCCCGGGTGTTGCCCAAACGCCGGCTGGACAGAGCGGTCGCGTCGTCACGATGGAGGATGGCCTGTTGTTCAGCTTCGGAGTCCGCACCCCCGAGGTCGTCGAGTCCCTGAAGGCCGCGTTCGCCGAGTCTGGGCAGCCAGACCGCTCGTGA
- a CDS encoding iron ABC transporter permease, with product MTETTQQVRARRRRSLFVGGVVALVAVGLVSATSGAMNISIAEVWAALRGGADLDPTIRSVLVDIRFPRVVLGMLVGASMAASGAVLQGSFANPLAEPGIIGVTAGSAVGAVIYIVSGAAVLGTFGLSAAALFGGMAAIALVYTSSRRSGRTDIVTLVLTGIAVNAFAGAIIGLLSYLASDAQLRGIVFWTLGSLAQASWSDVVLVTIMGGGGIALAWSIGRALDVVSLGEVQAQHLGIPVERIRIISLFAAALAAAGATAVAGQILFVGLVIPHAVRMLIGPSHRALILGSALVGAVLVALADVVARTIVAPAELPLGVLTALVGAPVFFRQIRKSRLGEAT from the coding sequence GTGACCGAGACCACCCAGCAGGTTCGGGCGAGGCGGCGGCGAAGCCTGTTCGTCGGCGGCGTGGTGGCCCTCGTCGCGGTGGGTCTGGTTTCGGCGACCTCGGGTGCGATGAACATCTCGATCGCCGAGGTGTGGGCCGCCCTCCGAGGCGGTGCCGACCTCGACCCCACCATCAGGTCGGTGCTCGTCGACATCCGCTTCCCGCGGGTGGTGCTCGGCATGCTGGTCGGCGCGTCGATGGCCGCCTCCGGAGCGGTACTGCAGGGCAGCTTCGCCAACCCGCTCGCCGAGCCGGGCATCATCGGCGTCACCGCCGGCAGCGCCGTTGGGGCTGTGATCTACATCGTGTCGGGCGCAGCGGTGCTCGGCACGTTTGGCCTGTCGGCCGCCGCACTGTTCGGCGGGATGGCGGCGATCGCGCTGGTGTATACGTCCTCGCGTCGGTCCGGTCGGACCGACATCGTCACCCTGGTGCTCACCGGCATCGCCGTCAACGCGTTCGCCGGGGCGATCATCGGGCTGTTGTCCTACCTGGCCAGCGACGCCCAACTGCGGGGCATCGTGTTCTGGACGCTCGGTTCGCTGGCGCAGGCGTCGTGGTCCGACGTCGTGCTGGTGACGATCATGGGGGGCGGCGGCATCGCACTTGCCTGGAGTATCGGGCGGGCGCTCGATGTGGTGTCGCTGGGTGAGGTGCAGGCCCAGCACCTGGGCATTCCGGTCGAACGGATTCGCATCATCAGCCTCTTCGCCGCTGCCCTCGCCGCCGCCGGGGCCACCGCTGTCGCCGGGCAGATCTTGTTCGTCGGGCTGGTCATCCCCCATGCGGTCCGCATGCTGATCGGGCCGTCGCATCGGGCGCTGATCCTCGGTTCGGCGCTCGTCGGTGCGGTGCTGGTGGCGCTGGCCGATGTCGTCGCCCGCACGATCGTCGCTCCCGCCGAGTTGCCGCTGGGCGTGCTGACCGCCCTGGTGGGCGCACCGGTGTTCTTTCGTCAGATCCGCAAGTCCCGGCTGGGGGAGGCGACGTGA
- a CDS encoding ATP-binding cassette domain-containing protein, translating to MTNYVRRLVGSAAREPDPVRLGQGAVALEASGIVLARGGRQVLTDFNLKLHGGELVAIIGPNGVGKSTALSVLAGDVLADSGTVSVLGSDPQSLAPVELARRRAVMTQHHRFPFDFTVTEVVEMGRWAAPTSVGGQRDDTELADALTSADLDGLAERPVTQLSGGERARVAFARTMLQGAPVVLADEPTASLDLRHQHLLMRRLRDRARAGAAVAAVLHDLALAAEYSDRVVLLAPGGATTGAEPVADVLVPERLEDAYGCRIVIGAHPVSGTPVPFFFGS from the coding sequence GTGACCAACTACGTTCGACGCCTGGTCGGCAGCGCCGCACGCGAGCCAGACCCGGTGCGCCTCGGTCAGGGTGCCGTGGCGCTGGAGGCCAGCGGTATTGTCCTCGCCCGGGGTGGTCGGCAGGTGCTGACCGACTTCAACCTCAAGCTTCACGGCGGCGAGTTGGTGGCGATCATCGGGCCGAACGGCGTCGGCAAGTCGACTGCGCTGTCCGTGCTGGCGGGGGACGTGCTGGCCGACAGCGGCACCGTGTCGGTGCTTGGGAGCGACCCGCAGAGCCTCGCGCCGGTGGAGCTGGCCCGGCGTCGAGCGGTGATGACCCAACACCACCGGTTTCCCTTCGACTTCACAGTGACCGAGGTGGTCGAGATGGGGCGCTGGGCGGCGCCGACATCGGTCGGCGGCCAAAGAGACGACACCGAATTGGCGGACGCGCTGACCTCGGCAGACCTGGATGGCCTGGCCGAGCGCCCGGTGACCCAGCTGTCGGGGGGGGAACGGGCTCGGGTCGCCTTCGCTCGGACGATGCTCCAGGGGGCACCGGTTGTGCTCGCCGACGAGCCGACTGCGTCGCTGGACCTGCGCCACCAGCACCTGCTGATGCGTCGGCTTCGGGACCGCGCCCGAGCCGGGGCAGCGGTTGCGGCGGTGTTGCACGACCTGGCGCTCGCCGCCGAATACAGCGATCGCGTGGTGTTGTTGGCCCCGGGGGGCGCCACCACCGGGGCCGAACCGGTGGCCGACGTGCTCGTCCCCGAGCGCCTGGAGGACGCCTATGGCTGTCGCATCGTCATCGGTGCTCACCCGGTGAGCGGCACTCCGGTGCCATTTTTCTTCGGGAGTTGA
- a CDS encoding biliverdin-producing heme oxygenase: MTESTATIPESLSAHVREATATEHTEAENSAFIVALMGGDVPLAGYVGYLQQLRAVYELLEGIVNDDRHGDVMGTFHDPGLERLQALETDLDWLELELDASGAQAPSTVLPATRTYLGDIEAAANDPNYSAPRLLAHHYIRYLGDLSGGFFVGKRIREIYGLTPDGGASVFDFPDIVGPGAWKQRYRDNLDALEWSAEERQAFVDEAKGAYLHHSKVFDELAEL, translated from the coding sequence ATGACCGAATCAACCGCAACCATCCCCGAGAGCCTCTCCGCCCATGTGCGGGAGGCGACGGCCACCGAGCACACCGAGGCGGAGAACTCCGCCTTCATCGTTGCGCTCATGGGGGGCGATGTGCCGCTCGCCGGCTACGTCGGCTATCTCCAACAGCTGCGGGCCGTCTACGAGTTGCTCGAAGGGATCGTCAACGATGACCGCCACGGCGACGTGATGGGGACGTTTCACGACCCTGGTCTCGAGCGTCTGCAGGCGCTCGAGACCGACTTGGACTGGCTCGAACTTGAGCTGGACGCGTCAGGTGCGCAGGCACCGTCCACCGTCCTGCCCGCCACCCGGACGTACCTGGGCGACATTGAGGCGGCGGCGAACGACCCGAACTACTCGGCGCCACGGTTGCTGGCCCATCACTACATCCGATACCTGGGCGACCTGTCGGGTGGCTTCTTCGTCGGCAAGCGCATCCGGGAGATCTATGGCCTCACCCCGGACGGGGGAGCGTCGGTCTTCGACTTCCCAGACATCGTCGGCCCGGGCGCTTGGAAGCAGCGCTACCGGGACAACCTGGATGCGTTGGAGTGGTCGGCCGAGGAGCGGCAGGCCTTCGTCGATGAGGCCAAGGGTGCGTACCTTCATCACTCGAAGGTGTTCGACGAGCTGGCTGAGCTTTAG
- a CDS encoding type II toxin-antitoxin system VapC family toxin: protein MTTYVDTSMLVKLIVAEAGTHAAYAVWGDALSLVAVSLIEVEAAAALAAAHRQGRLTLEAFHVAEHSLDDLVEQLDIIEVDVEVIERARKLAPHYALRGYDAVHLAAATLVGADVFTSADFALCEAAHQEGMLVANPLDR from the coding sequence ATGCTCGTGAAGTTGATCGTCGCCGAAGCAGGCACCCACGCTGCCTACGCTGTTTGGGGGGACGCGCTGTCACTGGTGGCGGTCAGCCTGATCGAGGTCGAGGCCGCGGCGGCGCTTGCGGCGGCACACCGTCAAGGTCGACTGACGTTGGAGGCATTCCACGTGGCCGAGCATTCACTTGATGACTTGGTCGAGCAGCTCGACATCATCGAGGTCGACGTGGAGGTCATCGAGCGAGCCCGAAAGCTGGCGCCCCACTACGCATTGCGGGGCTACGACGCCGTGCACTTGGCCGCCGCAACGTTGGTCGGCGCAGACGTGTTTACCAGCGCCGACTTCGCACTGTGCGAGGCGGCCCACCAAGAAGGGATGCTCGTCGCCAACCCCCTCGACCGGTGA